The Streptomyces sp. NBC_01142 genome has a window encoding:
- a CDS encoding transposase, with protein sequence MPRDVREWLPPEHLCWKVLDVVELLDLSAFENSYRDDGRGGVAYPPASLIALLLYCYSKGVRSSRRIEQACWDDVGCRIITANRRVDHSTVARFVRRHRAALNSLFVQVLSLCGRRGLVDLSAVAVDGSPMEANASRDANQRLQRLEETISQYEKEIHALMEDVVDHALSVEADDSAAQGDGEDACDNWPRLSRLCDRLTRAHLARDRLHERAMPSPTEIRIKVEAAERMVARAEKRLAAETEAHQEKLKKYELRVREDRAAGRRGANGRPPVPMEHKTVLVRQRTRLVKMRAWLERARTPRPAPSPESRSCLSDPDSRLIPGKRGGYLQGYNIQIVCARRQFLLAIEAHDNPSDRTALVPMVKKTQHNHQAARLPGDIQLWLADSGYASAASFEALADLPLLVSVTSDADQAGFPAKRQQAPAGQQDMAARLATPTGRAQYRQRSALVEPGFARIFQRFGRHLNYRGRQAVDAEIKLLGTVHNLNKLINHTPKKHS encoded by the coding sequence ATGCCGCGGGATGTCCGGGAGTGGCTGCCGCCCGAGCACCTGTGCTGGAAGGTGCTCGACGTCGTCGAGCTACTTGACCTGTCGGCGTTCGAGAACAGCTACCGTGACGACGGGCGGGGCGGGGTGGCCTACCCTCCCGCGAGCCTGATTGCGCTGCTCCTGTACTGCTACAGCAAGGGAGTGCGTTCCTCCCGTCGCATCGAGCAGGCTTGCTGGGACGACGTGGGCTGCCGAATCATCACCGCGAACCGCCGAGTGGACCACTCCACCGTCGCGCGGTTCGTACGACGCCACCGTGCCGCCTTGAACTCACTGTTCGTGCAGGTGTTGTCGCTGTGCGGCCGACGTGGCCTGGTCGATCTTTCGGCGGTGGCCGTGGACGGCTCACCGATGGAGGCGAACGCCTCACGCGACGCCAACCAGCGGCTCCAGCGCCTGGAGGAGACCATCTCCCAGTACGAGAAAGAGATCCACGCGTTGATGGAGGATGTAGTCGACCACGCGCTGAGCGTCGAGGCCGATGACTCGGCAGCACAGGGAGATGGCGAGGACGCGTGCGACAACTGGCCTCGCCTGTCCCGGCTGTGCGACCGGCTCACCCGGGCCCACTTGGCCAGGGACAGACTGCATGAACGGGCTATGCCTTCACCCACCGAGATCCGGATCAAGGTCGAAGCCGCCGAGCGGATGGTGGCCCGCGCGGAGAAGCGCCTGGCCGCCGAGACCGAGGCTCACCAGGAGAAGCTGAAGAAGTACGAGCTCCGCGTCCGAGAGGACCGGGCGGCAGGACGTCGTGGAGCGAACGGACGGCCGCCGGTCCCGATGGAGCACAAGACCGTCCTCGTTCGCCAGCGAACGCGACTGGTGAAGATGCGGGCCTGGCTGGAGCGGGCCCGCACACCCCGACCGGCCCCCTCCCCGGAGTCCCGTTCCTGCCTGAGCGATCCCGACTCCCGGCTGATTCCCGGCAAACGCGGCGGCTACCTGCAGGGATACAACATCCAGATCGTGTGCGCCCGCCGTCAATTCTTGCTGGCCATCGAAGCGCACGACAATCCCTCGGACAGGACGGCCCTCGTTCCGATGGTGAAGAAGACCCAGCACAATCACCAGGCCGCACGGCTCCCCGGCGACATCCAACTCTGGCTCGCCGACAGCGGGTACGCTTCCGCCGCGTCCTTCGAGGCCCTCGCCGACCTCCCGCTACTGGTCTCGGTCACCAGCGATGCCGACCAGGCAGGCTTTCCCGCGAAACGTCAGCAGGCCCCTGCCGGCCAGCAGGACATGGCGGCCCGCCTCGCCACCCCAACAGGACGGGCCCAGTACCGTCAACGCAGTGCCCTGGTCGAGCCGGGATTCGCCCGGATCTTCCAACGCTTCGGACGGCACCTCAACTACCGCGGCCGCCAGGCGGTGGACGCCGAGATCAAGCTCCTCGGCACGGTGCACAACCTCAACAAGCTCATCAACCACACGCCCAAGAAGCACTCTTGA